One genomic window of Bradyrhizobium sp. CCGE-LA001 includes the following:
- a CDS encoding DUF3572 domain-containing protein, with protein MKKPVHNPREVAEIVAIQALSFVASEPERLGLFLAETGVGPETLRNAASDPNFLLSVLDFVLRDDDTVKTFATAAELHPTNVAAARQVLGDALGDPTWERDVP; from the coding sequence GTGAAAAAGCCTGTTCACAACCCCCGCGAAGTCGCTGAAATCGTTGCGATTCAGGCTCTGTCCTTTGTCGCGAGCGAGCCCGAGCGGCTGGGCCTGTTCCTGGCCGAGACAGGGGTCGGCCCGGAGACCCTGCGCAATGCCGCCTCCGACCCCAACTTCCTGCTCAGCGTGCTCGATTTCGTGCTGCGGGATGACGACACCGTGAAGACTTTTGCGACGGCCGCGGAACTGCATCCGACCAACGTTGCCGCAGCGCGGCAGGTCCTCGGCGACGCGCTCGGCGACCCCACCTGGGAGCGCGACGTGCCGTGA
- a CDS encoding DNA polymerase IV — protein sequence MTTQEAAGPRCFCRDCLADLDMGVRRCSACGSPRLVRHRALAGLTIAHIDCDAFYATVEKRDNPDIADKPVIIGGGKRGVVSAACYIARTYGVRSAMPMFKALDACPHAIVIPPDMAKYVRVGREVRQAMQALTPLVEPLSIDEAFLDLSGTERVHGMIPAKVLARFARNVERDIGITVSVGLSCNKFLAKIASELDKPRGFAALDQEEARLMLAEKPVGFIFGVGPAMQERLVQRGFRVIADLQKADEIEMMRQFPSDGRRLWRLARGIDDRRVEPDRGAKTISSETTFETDIRDFATLEKILWRLCEKTSSRLKSSELAGSTVTLKLKTADFRQRTRSQSIAAPTQLAAKIFSICREMLAKEIDGTAFRLMGAGVSALRDGSASDDTDMLERRAAHAERAVDSLRKKFGSAAVIRGISYEGPKAQE from the coding sequence GTGACGACCCAAGAGGCGGCCGGGCCCCGCTGCTTCTGCCGGGATTGTCTGGCCGATCTGGATATGGGCGTGCGGCGTTGTTCCGCCTGCGGATCCCCGCGACTCGTCCGCCACCGCGCGCTCGCGGGCCTGACCATCGCCCATATCGACTGCGACGCCTTCTATGCGACGGTCGAGAAGCGCGACAATCCTGACATCGCCGACAAGCCGGTCATCATCGGCGGCGGCAAGCGCGGCGTGGTGTCGGCCGCCTGCTATATCGCCCGCACCTATGGCGTGCGCTCGGCCATGCCGATGTTTAAGGCGTTGGACGCCTGCCCGCATGCGATCGTGATACCGCCCGACATGGCAAAATACGTCCGGGTCGGCCGCGAGGTGCGTCAGGCCATGCAGGCGCTGACGCCGCTGGTGGAGCCGCTCTCGATCGACGAGGCCTTCCTCGACCTCTCCGGCACCGAGCGGGTTCACGGCATGATCCCGGCAAAGGTGCTGGCGCGCTTTGCCCGCAACGTCGAGCGCGACATCGGCATCACCGTCTCGGTCGGCCTGTCCTGCAACAAGTTCCTGGCCAAGATCGCCTCCGAACTCGACAAGCCGCGGGGCTTTGCCGCGCTCGACCAGGAGGAGGCCCGTTTGATGCTCGCGGAAAAGCCGGTCGGCTTCATCTTCGGCGTCGGCCCGGCCATGCAGGAGCGCCTCGTGCAGCGCGGCTTCCGTGTCATCGCGGATCTGCAGAAGGCCGACGAGATCGAGATGATGCGGCAGTTTCCGAGCGACGGCCGCAGGCTATGGCGGCTCGCGCGCGGCATCGACGACCGCCGCGTCGAGCCGGATCGCGGCGCCAAGACGATTTCCAGCGAAACGACGTTCGAGACGGACATCCGCGATTTCGCGACGCTGGAGAAGATCCTGTGGCGACTGTGCGAGAAGACGTCATCACGGCTCAAAAGCAGCGAGCTTGCGGGCTCGACCGTCACCTTGAAGCTGAAGACCGCCGATTTCCGCCAGCGCACGCGCTCGCAGTCGATCGCCGCGCCGACGCAGCTTGCCGCCAAGATCTTCTCGATCTGCCGCGAGATGCTGGCGAAGGAGATCGACGGCACCGCCTTCCGCCTGATGGGCGCCGGCGTCAGCGCACTGCGCGACGGCTCGGCGAGCGACGACACCGACATGCTCGAGCGCCGCGCCGCCCATGCCGAACGCGCGGTCGACAGCCTGCGCAAGAAGTTCGGCAGCGCCGCGGTGATCCGCGGCATTTCGTATGAGGGGCCGAAGGCGCAGGAGTGA
- a CDS encoding ACT domain-containing protein, which produces MTGERDLDALLRDMKPEILDGIFVFCTLAPSASIPATVNPMLTFREREGTTLVILRKEAERAGLRHEYPSRLITLSVHSALDAIGFLAAITARLAEAGISVNAVSAFYHDHLFVPAARADEAMAILLEMAKAGSA; this is translated from the coding sequence GTGACGGGCGAACGCGATCTCGACGCACTGCTGAGGGACATGAAGCCGGAGATCCTGGACGGCATCTTCGTGTTTTGCACGCTTGCGCCGAGTGCGAGCATTCCAGCCACCGTCAACCCGATGCTGACGTTCCGCGAACGCGAAGGAACAACGCTGGTGATACTGCGGAAGGAAGCCGAACGTGCCGGCCTCCGCCATGAATATCCCTCGCGTTTGATCACCTTGTCAGTTCACTCCGCGCTCGACGCGATCGGCTTTCTGGCGGCGATCACGGCGCGGCTAGCCGAAGCCGGCATCAGCGTGAATGCCGTTTCGGCCTTCTATCACGATCATCTGTTTGTGCCGGCGGCACGGGCCGACGAGGCGATGGCCATTCTGCTAGAGATGGCCAAAGCCGGGTCGGCTTAG
- a CDS encoding RidA family protein, which produces MPKLDHLRPSGLHHNPAYSHVVTASGARTIYISGQVSTDEEGRIVGEGDIAAQTTQVMHNLGLALKAAGASYSNIVKITTFVVNYKPELRPIIGKARSAFFEGMEPPASTLVGVSALAAPEWLIEIEAIAVAD; this is translated from the coding sequence ATGCCGAAGCTCGATCATCTCCGCCCCAGCGGCCTGCATCACAATCCCGCCTATTCCCATGTCGTCACCGCTTCCGGCGCGCGGACCATCTACATCTCCGGCCAGGTCTCGACCGACGAGGAGGGACGTATCGTAGGCGAGGGCGATATTGCCGCGCAGACCACACAAGTGATGCACAATCTCGGGCTCGCGCTGAAGGCGGCGGGGGCGAGCTATTCCAACATCGTGAAGATCACGACCTTCGTTGTGAACTACAAGCCGGAGCTGCGCCCCATCATCGGCAAGGCCCGCTCGGCCTTCTTCGAAGGCATGGAGCCGCCGGCTTCCACGCTCGTCGGTGTCTCCGCGCTCGCGGCGCCGGAATGGCTGATCGAGATCGAGGCGATCGCGGTCGCGGATTGA